The sequence TACAACTCATCGATTTTCTGGACATTTCGATCAGGGCCTTTCTGAGTCCCGCATCCCGGTTTACAGTGAAAACAACCCTGGTCATCACCTGGGACACCCGCTTGATGACCACGAACGACTCGTAGGTCAGGTGCTCGACGATATTGGACAGGGTAACGACCCCGACCGGGCGTTGATCCCCGTCCGCCACCACCAGATGGCGCATTCCCTGGGTGGAGAGCAGGTTGTAGGCCCCGAAGATGTCCATGTCCGCCGGGGCCGTAACCACCGGGGAACTCATCATCTCCCGTACCGGGCCGTCGTGAAACCGGTCCCATTCAGCGGCAACCAACTTGACAATGTTTCGCTCGGTAACAATGCCCACCGGCCGGTCCTGGTCCAGCACCACCACACAGCTGATGTTGTTGCGGGTCATCAACCCCATGGTTTCGGAAATCAAGGTGCCGGGCGAGACCCCGACAATGTCGGGAGTTAAAATATCCGCCAGTTTCTGTTTCTCCATTTTCTGACCTCGAGCACTGGTGAACGCTTTCAGGGACAGGCCCTGTCCTTTAAATCTCCCTGTTGTCACTCCATATAAGCCCAGCCGGAGACACCGGGCCGGGGTGTTGTTACTTCCAGTTACGGATCAGTTCAATAAAGGTTCTGGCCCCGATACCGGAAGGTCCTTTCGGTATATATGACTTTTCGGTAAAATTCCAGGCCGTGCCGGCAATGTCGAGATGGACCCAGGGGATATCGTTGACAAATTCCTGGAGAAATACGGCCGCGGTAATGGTGCCGCCGGCCCGGTTGCCCACGTTCTTGATGTCAGCCACCTCTGATTTTATCTGCTTGCGATACTCGGGACCCAGGGGCAGCCGCCAGACCGGTTCGCCGCTGCGCCCGGCAGCATCAGCCACCCGGGCGGCAAGATCGTCGTCATTGGCCAGCATCCCGGTCCGGTGATGCCCCAGGCCGATAACCACCGCGCCGGTCAGGGTGGCGATATCGATCACTGCCGCGGGTTTGAACTTTTCGATGGCATAGGCCAGGGCATCGGCCAGTATCAACCGTCCTTCGGCATCGGTATTGACCACCTCAACGGTTTTACCGTTGTAAACAGTGATGATGTCTCCTGGTTTAAGGGCCGCCGGGCCGGGCAGATTCTCGGTGGCCGGAACCACGGCCACCACGTTGACTTTTCCGGGCTTTTCCGCGGCCACCGCCTGCATGGCCGCCAGGACCGCGGCGCCGCCGCACATATCATACTTCATCTCTTCCATCTTGGCCGAGGGCTTGATGCTGATCCCGCCGGAATCAAAGGTAAGCCCCTTGCCCACCAGGAGCAGGGTCGGCGCTTTTTTCGATACCCGGTATTCAACGATCACCAGGGCCGGCGGCCGGGCCGAACCGCTGTTGACCCCGAGAATCCCGCCCATGCCCATTTTTTTCATCTCGTTCTTGCCCAGCACCGTGCAGACCAGGCTCCCGTCCCGGGCCAGCATCTCGCCGAACTCGGCAAAACTGGCCGGGGTCCAGACGTTTCCCGGTTCATTGGCCATGTCCCGGGCCGCGCAGCCGGCGGCCGCGGCTGCCGCGCCTCTCTTTATTCCCCTGGCCGTTGCAGCCCCGGTCGCACTGCTCAACAGTATGCTCTCAATCCTGCCCGGCGCCTCATCCTCCGGTTCAACGGTCATATATTTGCGGAATTGATAGGCGCCCAGCAAGAGCCCCTCGGTAAGACATTCAGCCATTTCGGCTGGATCAAAATCGAGCCGGCCGGGCAGGACCGCCATCATCTTTGTCGCCCTG is a genomic window of Desulfobacterales bacterium containing:
- a CDS encoding leucyl aminopeptidase, producing MIKASQRRPETFSGDLLVYFVRRPAENNIPVCGNPVLDPVIDRAYRSGDFTAKAGQTLLVYPQQGVKANRLLVVGLGREPLDRELFRLAGGTAAAAGQKTRATKMMAVLPGRLDFDPAEMAECLTEGLLLGAYQFRKYMTVEPEDEAPGRIESILLSSATGAATARGIKRGAAAAAAGCAARDMANEPGNVWTPASFAEFGEMLARDGSLVCTVLGKNEMKKMGMGGILGVNSGSARPPALVIVEYRVSKKAPTLLLVGKGLTFDSGGISIKPSAKMEEMKYDMCGGAAVLAAMQAVAAEKPGKVNVVAVVPATENLPGPAALKPGDIITVYNGKTVEVVNTDAEGRLILADALAYAIEKFKPAAVIDIATLTGAVVIGLGHHRTGMLANDDDLAARVADAAGRSGEPVWRLPLGPEYRKQIKSEVADIKNVGNRAGGTITAAVFLQEFVNDIPWVHLDIAGTAWNFTEKSYIPKGPSGIGARTFIELIRNWK